The bacterium genome includes a window with the following:
- a CDS encoding DUF1003 domain-containing protein, giving the protein MSPKNRHPDKVCQICGATSELQPAVMVRPVIGELIRKATGNWNEKGWVCDRDLRKFRHVYVEDLLEEERGELTLIEREVLESLREHETISKNPEVDFESALTFGERLSDRIANFGGSWAFLIAFFLVIAAWIVVNSYLVMARPFDPYPFILLNLILSCLAAVQAPIIMMSQNRQEDRDRIRASNDYQVNLKAELEIRHLHQKLDHIMSKQWERLVEIQEVQLELIDELRKKGREKA; this is encoded by the coding sequence ATGAGCCCGAAGAACAGACATCCCGACAAGGTCTGCCAGATATGCGGCGCAACCTCCGAACTCCAGCCCGCCGTCATGGTCCGCCCCGTCATTGGCGAACTGATACGCAAGGCGACGGGAAACTGGAACGAAAAGGGGTGGGTCTGCGACAGGGACCTTCGGAAATTCAGGCACGTTTACGTCGAAGACCTTCTTGAGGAAGAGCGCGGCGAGTTGACCCTGATCGAAAGGGAGGTGCTGGAGAGTCTCCGGGAGCATGAGACGATATCCAAAAACCCCGAGGTGGATTTCGAGTCGGCTCTCACCTTCGGCGAAAGACTCTCCGACAGGATAGCGAATTTCGGCGGAAGCTGGGCATTCCTCATAGCCTTTTTTCTGGTCATAGCCGCGTGGATTGTCGTCAACTCCTACCTGGTCATGGCCAGGCCCTTCGATCCCTACCCCTTTATCCTTCTTAACCTCATTCTCTCCTGCCTCGCCGCCGTGCAGGCCCCGATAATCATGATGAGCCAGAACAGGCAGGAGGACCGCGACCGTATACGCGCCTCAAACGATTATCAGGTTAACCTCAAGGCAGAGCTTGAGATACGCCACCTCCACCAGAAGCTCGACCACATCATGTCGAAGCAGTGGGAGCGGCTTGTGGAGATACAGGAAGTGCAGCTTGAGCTTATCGACGAGCTCCGAAAGAAGGGCCGGGAAAAAGCGTAA
- a CDS encoding VOC family protein, which produces MTSKSKLLRMDNVGIVVESLDEAISFFTELGLKLEGRATVEGEWAGRVTGLGNQQVEIAMMVTPDGHSRLELSRFLTPPVVSDHRNAPVNALGYLRVMFAVTDINDTIARLKKHGAELIGEVVNYENIYLLCYLRGPEGIIIALAEQLGEKSVKDVLRKS; this is translated from the coding sequence ATGACCTCAAAAAGTAAATTGCTACGGATGGACAATGTTGGCATCGTGGTAGAATCCCTCGATGAGGCCATCTCTTTTTTCACCGAGCTTGGCCTGAAGCTTGAGGGGCGAGCCACAGTCGAAGGAGAATGGGCCGGGCGCGTTACCGGACTCGGCAACCAGCAAGTCGAGATCGCCATGATGGTCACCCCCGATGGCCACAGCCGGCTTGAGCTCTCGCGATTTCTCACCCCGCCTGTAGTCTCCGATCATCGGAACGCTCCTGTGAACGCTCTGGGCTACCTGCGCGTTATGTTCGCTGTCACTGATATCAATGACACCATTGCTCGCCTCAAGAAACACGGAGCAGAACTTATCGGCGAGGTGGTGAACTATGAGAATATATATTTGCTCTGCTATCTCCGCGGCCCCGAAGGAATCATCATTGCGCTCGCCGAACAGCTTGGGGAGAAATCGGTAAAGGATGTTTTAAGAAAATCCTGA
- a CDS encoding VOC family protein has protein sequence MSKSLSLKITPHLWYDKEAVEAAEFYVSVFPDSRITNVTTLRDTPSGDCDVVSFELAGQPFMAISAGPLFRFNESVSFMVNCDTQEEIDYYWGKLSAVPEAEQCGWLKDKYGLSWQIVPTALGEIMRSKDEKKIARVTQAFLKMKKLDIAALKRAAEGK, from the coding sequence ATGTCTAAAAGCCTTAGCCTGAAAATAACTCCGCATCTTTGGTACGACAAAGAGGCCGTAGAGGCGGCCGAATTCTACGTCTCCGTGTTCCCTGATTCCAGAATCACGAACGTGACGACGCTACGCGACACCCCGTCCGGAGACTGCGACGTGGTTTCGTTCGAGCTCGCCGGACAGCCGTTCATGGCCATAAGCGCCGGGCCTTTGTTCAGGTTCAACGAGTCCGTCTCCTTCATGGTGAATTGCGATACCCAGGAGGAAATCGACTACTACTGGGGAAAACTTTCCGCAGTCCCCGAAGCCGAGCAGTGCGGCTGGCTCAAGGACAAATACGGGCTTTCGTGGCAGATTGTCCCAACCGCCCTTGGCGAGATTATGCGAAGCAAAGACGAAAAGAAGATAGCCCGGGTAACCCAGGCTTTCCTCAAAATGAAAAAATTAGATATAGCGGCGCTTAAGCGGGCGGCGGAGGGAAAATAA